Proteins from a single region of Stappia sp. ES.058:
- the lptE gene encoding LPS assembly lipoprotein LptE — MSSSDRLKGASPTRRAALALVLGASLAVAGCQVRPLYGTLGTPGGSPALSEKLARIDIDTVETASSRDLDRVGQVLRNELIFGFRRGREAPEPAYRLKVLIDRPLNEVGVERLADVPSAYTVTVNATYVLSDIGTGRTLETGRAFGTASFDFSSQRFANLRAERDAEDRAAKTVARNIQTRLAGFFATRG; from the coding sequence ATGTCGTCGTCTGATCGCTTGAAGGGCGCGAGCCCGACCCGCCGAGCCGCGCTTGCGCTGGTTCTTGGCGCATCCCTTGCCGTTGCGGGCTGTCAGGTGCGTCCGCTTTACGGCACATTGGGCACGCCGGGCGGTTCGCCTGCCCTGAGCGAAAAGCTGGCCCGTATCGACATCGACACGGTGGAAACGGCCTCGAGCCGCGACCTGGACCGGGTCGGTCAGGTTCTGCGCAATGAACTGATTTTCGGCTTCCGCCGCGGGCGCGAGGCGCCTGAGCCGGCCTACCGGCTGAAGGTCCTGATCGACCGGCCGCTCAATGAGGTCGGCGTCGAGAGGCTTGCCGACGTTCCGTCCGCCTACACGGTGACGGTGAACGCGACCTATGTGCTAAGCGACATCGGGACCGGCAGGACGCTCGAGACCGGGCGGGCCTTCGGCACGGCATCGTTCGACTTCTCCAGCCAGCGCTTTGCCAACCTGCGCGCCGAACGCGATGCGGAAGACCGGGCGGCCAAGACCGTTGCGAGGAATATCCAGACTCGGCTTGCCGGCTTTTTCGCAACGCGCGGCTGA
- a CDS encoding RNA methyltransferase, with protein MRGYFAVGAEGISKPMNLGNLMRSAHAFGASFFFTVDADKKIRKAPPSDTSKSTGHLPLFHWDSLDDIDLPRGCQLVGVELTDESVDLPSFMHPLQAAYVLGPERGSLSPEMRARCAHLIKIPTKFCLNIAIAGAIVLYDRHRVHGQYADRPVSAGGPKTPRTAHKHGGPIMRTDRKIPGWE; from the coding sequence ATGCGCGGTTATTTCGCCGTCGGCGCGGAAGGCATTTCCAAACCGATGAACCTTGGCAATCTCATGCGCTCGGCACACGCCTTCGGTGCGAGCTTCTTCTTCACCGTCGATGCGGACAAGAAAATTCGCAAGGCGCCCCCTTCCGATACATCGAAGAGCACGGGCCATCTGCCGCTGTTTCACTGGGATAGCCTCGACGATATCGACTTGCCACGGGGGTGCCAGCTTGTCGGCGTCGAGCTCACCGACGAGTCCGTCGACCTCCCGAGCTTCATGCATCCGCTGCAAGCGGCCTATGTCCTGGGCCCCGAACGCGGGTCGCTTTCGCCGGAGATGCGGGCGCGCTGCGCGCATCTGATCAAGATCCCGACGAAGTTCTGCCTGAACATCGCGATCGCCGGTGCCATCGTTCTCTATGACCGGCATCGGGTTCACGGCCAATATGCGGATCGACCGGTGTCCGCGGGCGGCCCGAAGACACCGCGCACCGCCCACAAGCATGGCGGGCCGATCATGCGCACCGACCGCAAGATACCGGGCTGGGAGTAA
- a CDS encoding exodeoxyribonuclease III, producing MTDHLTVATWNINSVRLRMPIVEKLILDEGPDIICLQETKCPDGNFPFAPLRKLGYEHIAINGQKGYHGVATISRRPFLSQEKIDYCAKGDSRHVCVDVDFAGSRFSLHNFYVPAGGDEPDPEINDKFAHKLAFLDEMGERFASLEGSQMIVGDLNIAPYEHDVWSHKKLLKVVSHTPRECELLEAVRAAGGLTDVMRNFVPPEEKLYTWWSYRAKDWSAADKGRRLDHVWTSPDVAAAATRMEVLRAARGWEKPSDHAPVLTRLQA from the coding sequence ATGACCGACCATCTGACCGTCGCCACCTGGAACATCAACTCGGTGCGCCTGCGCATGCCGATCGTGGAAAAGCTCATTCTGGACGAGGGGCCGGATATCATCTGCCTTCAGGAGACCAAGTGTCCGGACGGGAACTTCCCGTTCGCCCCGCTGCGCAAGCTTGGCTACGAACACATCGCGATCAACGGGCAGAAGGGCTATCACGGCGTGGCGACGATCTCGCGCCGGCCGTTCCTGTCGCAGGAGAAGATCGACTATTGCGCCAAGGGCGACAGCCGCCATGTCTGCGTCGATGTCGACTTCGCCGGCTCGCGGTTTTCGCTGCACAATTTCTATGTTCCCGCCGGCGGCGACGAGCCAGACCCGGAGATCAACGACAAGTTCGCGCACAAGCTCGCGTTCCTCGACGAGATGGGCGAGCGCTTCGCGTCCCTCGAGGGATCGCAGATGATCGTCGGCGATCTCAACATCGCGCCCTATGAGCACGATGTCTGGTCGCACAAGAAGCTCTTGAAGGTCGTCAGCCACACACCGCGCGAGTGCGAACTGCTGGAAGCGGTGCGCGCCGCCGGCGGGCTCACCGACGTGATGCGCAATTTCGTGCCGCCGGAGGAAAAGCTCTACACTTGGTGGAGCTACCGCGCCAAGGACTGGTCGGCCGCCGACAAGGGCCGTCGCCTCGATCACGTGTGGACATCACCGGATGTTGCCGCTGCGGCAACGCGCATGGAGGTGCTGCGTGCCGCACGCGGCTGGGAAAAGCCCTCCGATCACGCACCGGTGCTGACGCGGCTTCAGGCCTGA
- the holA gene encoding DNA polymerase III subunit delta, which translates to MVALKAGDVERFIARPPDNVPLVLVFGPDAGLVSERAQALVAHASGGADDPFSLVKLDAADIASDPARLIDEAMTISMFGGRRVVWVRDGAGKNISAAVEPLLGKIDPASAFVVIEAGDLKKGVGLRRKIESDKTAVAIACYADAERDLERVIDAELRDANLTISREARQALMSLLGADRLASRGEVRKLCLYAHGRGRVETVDVEAVIGDASAFAVDVLIDAAALGDLATLDHGLERLEATGQRPDMIAGMALRHFQMLSRARADVDRGLPAARAVDQIRPPVFFKRKAAVQRQISIWSQADLGKAGERLGRAVADARKSQTLATALVSDVLLTLTRVARVRARR; encoded by the coding sequence ATGGTCGCGCTCAAGGCCGGCGATGTCGAGCGCTTCATTGCCCGGCCGCCGGACAATGTGCCGCTGGTTCTGGTCTTCGGTCCCGATGCCGGGCTGGTGTCGGAACGCGCGCAGGCGCTTGTCGCCCATGCGTCCGGCGGGGCGGACGACCCTTTTTCCCTCGTCAAGCTCGATGCTGCCGACATCGCCTCCGATCCCGCGCGCCTTATCGATGAGGCGATGACGATTTCCATGTTCGGCGGACGTCGCGTCGTCTGGGTGCGCGACGGGGCGGGCAAGAACATCTCGGCCGCCGTCGAGCCGCTTCTTGGAAAAATCGATCCGGCCAGCGCCTTCGTGGTGATCGAGGCGGGCGACCTGAAAAAGGGCGTCGGGCTGCGGCGCAAGATCGAAAGCGACAAGACGGCCGTCGCCATCGCCTGCTATGCGGATGCGGAACGCGATCTTGAACGGGTGATCGACGCGGAACTGCGCGACGCGAATCTGACGATTTCCCGCGAGGCGCGCCAGGCCTTGATGAGCCTGCTCGGCGCCGACCGCCTGGCAAGCCGCGGTGAGGTCCGCAAGCTGTGCCTCTATGCCCACGGGCGCGGTCGCGTGGAGACCGTCGACGTGGAGGCGGTGATCGGCGATGCCTCGGCCTTTGCGGTCGACGTCCTGATCGATGCGGCGGCCCTTGGCGATCTCGCCACGCTCGACCATGGTCTGGAGCGGCTGGAAGCGACCGGTCAGCGTCCGGACATGATCGCCGGCATGGCGCTCAGGCATTTCCAGATGCTTTCGCGCGCGCGCGCGGACGTCGACCGCGGCCTGCCGGCGGCGCGTGCAGTGGACCAGATCCGCCCGCCCGTCTTCTTCAAGCGCAAGGCCGCCGTCCAGCGGCAGATCTCGATCTGGTCGCAGGCGGATCTCGGCAAGGCCGGGGAGCGGCTCGGACGTGCTGTCGCGGATGCGCGCAAGTCGCAAACGCTCGCGACGGCGCTTGTCAGCGACGTTCTTTTGACGCTGACGCGCGTTGCACGCGTGCGTGCCCGCCGCTGA
- a CDS encoding NADPH:quinone oxidoreductase family protein: MKAVVCERLGPPENLVIADVEEPAPAPGEVLVQVGAAALNFFDTLIIEGKYQFRPEPPFSPGAEFAGTVKAVGEGVELFEPGDRVMGYVKWGAVREAVIATEDDLVALPDEVGEDDAAGLTVTYGTTLHAFRDRANLQAGETVAVLGASGGVGLAAVEIAKAMGARVIACASSAEKLELARGRGADDLVNYAEEDLKTRLKDLTDGCGVDVVYDPVGGAYTEAALRATGWRGRYLVIGFAAGDIPKLPLNLVLLKGCDVLGVFWGEAIVREPDEHRDNMAQLLAWIGEGRIRPHIHGVFSLDETTSALRQLADRKVQGKVIIRP; encoded by the coding sequence GTGAAAGCTGTCGTGTGCGAGCGGCTCGGACCGCCGGAGAACCTGGTGATCGCGGATGTCGAGGAGCCGGCTCCGGCGCCGGGAGAGGTTCTGGTTCAGGTGGGTGCTGCCGCGCTCAATTTCTTCGATACGTTGATCATCGAGGGCAAATACCAGTTTCGCCCCGAACCGCCGTTTTCACCCGGTGCGGAATTCGCCGGAACGGTGAAGGCCGTCGGTGAGGGCGTCGAGCTGTTCGAGCCGGGCGACCGTGTCATGGGATACGTCAAATGGGGCGCGGTGCGCGAGGCGGTCATTGCGACCGAGGACGATCTCGTGGCGCTGCCCGATGAGGTCGGCGAAGACGACGCGGCCGGCCTGACCGTCACTTATGGTACGACGCTGCATGCTTTCCGGGATCGTGCAAACCTGCAGGCGGGTGAGACGGTGGCGGTGCTCGGTGCGTCCGGCGGCGTCGGGCTCGCTGCGGTCGAGATCGCCAAGGCGATGGGCGCGCGGGTGATCGCCTGCGCCTCAAGCGCGGAAAAGCTGGAACTGGCCCGCGGGCGTGGCGCCGACGACCTCGTCAATTACGCTGAGGAAGATCTCAAGACCCGGCTAAAGGACCTGACCGACGGCTGTGGCGTCGATGTGGTCTACGATCCGGTCGGCGGTGCCTACACCGAGGCGGCCCTGCGCGCCACCGGCTGGCGCGGGCGCTACTTGGTGATCGGCTTTGCCGCCGGTGACATTCCGAAGCTTCCGCTCAATTTGGTTCTTCTCAAGGGGTGCGACGTTCTCGGCGTCTTCTGGGGGGAGGCCATCGTCCGGGAGCCGGACGAGCATCGCGACAACATGGCGCAATTGCTCGCCTGGATCGGCGAGGGGCGCATTCGCCCGCATATTCACGGGGTGTTTTCGCTGGACGAGACGACTTCGGCGCTGCGCCAGTTGGCCGACCGCAAGGTGCAGGGCAAGGTGATCATCCGGCCGTAG